Proteins encoded within one genomic window of Mycolicibacterium monacense:
- a CDS encoding SRPBCC family protein, which yields MGICYRNGMLTVDRVVNASPAEVWSVLIDLDAWPKWGPTVAGAELLDGTELGLGERGKVYTPVGIPLPFTITEFEPGRRWSWQVAGIPATAHGVEPTEAGTRLYMGAPVWAGAYLPVLAVALQRIDRMVSGG from the coding sequence ATGGGGATCTGCTACCGAAACGGCATGCTGACCGTCGACCGGGTGGTCAACGCCTCTCCGGCGGAGGTGTGGTCGGTGCTCATCGACCTCGACGCCTGGCCGAAATGGGGTCCGACCGTGGCCGGCGCCGAGCTGCTCGACGGCACCGAACTCGGGCTCGGTGAGCGTGGCAAGGTCTACACACCGGTGGGCATACCGCTGCCGTTCACGATCACCGAATTCGAACCGGGCCGTCGGTGGTCCTGGCAGGTGGCCGGAATCCCCGCCACCGCGCACGGCGTCGAACCGACCGAAGCCGGCACCCGCCTGTACATGGGTGCGCCCGTGTGGGCGGGCGCCTATCTGCCGGTGCTGGCGGTCGCGTTGCAGCGCATCGACCGGATGGTCAGCGGCGGGTAG
- a CDS encoding O-methyltransferase gives MRVSEPNPQAVDQLFDRLLHTEDDALIAARESAAAAGMPQIEVSAQHGRLLLLLASVTHARRVLEIGTLAGYSTINLARGVGPDGRVVTLEFDPRHAEVARTNLARAGVADQVEVLVGAALDTLPTLQHGAPFDLVFIDADKENNVAYVEWAIKLGRPGTVIVVDNVTRMGRIYDPAPDDLQAQAVREMLEMMGSHPRLSTAAIQTVGAKNWDGFAVAVVT, from the coding sequence GTGCGCGTGAGCGAGCCGAATCCGCAGGCGGTCGACCAGCTTTTCGACCGGTTGCTGCACACCGAGGACGATGCGTTGATCGCGGCCAGGGAGTCCGCGGCGGCGGCCGGGATGCCGCAGATCGAGGTGTCCGCGCAGCACGGCAGGCTGCTGTTGCTGCTGGCGAGCGTCACCCACGCGCGCCGGGTGCTGGAGATCGGCACCCTCGCCGGGTACAGCACGATCAACCTGGCCCGCGGTGTCGGGCCCGACGGGCGCGTCGTCACCCTCGAATTCGACCCCCGCCACGCCGAGGTGGCCCGCACGAACCTGGCCCGCGCCGGCGTCGCGGACCAGGTGGAGGTGCTGGTCGGCGCGGCGCTCGACACCCTGCCGACGCTGCAGCACGGCGCACCGTTCGACCTGGTGTTCATCGACGCCGACAAGGAGAACAACGTCGCCTACGTCGAATGGGCGATCAAACTCGGCAGGCCGGGCACGGTGATCGTCGTGGACAACGTCACCCGCATGGGCCGGATCTACGACCCGGCGCCCGACGACCTCCAGGCCCAGGCCGTGCGCGAGATGCTCGAGATGATGGGTTCGCATCCGAGGCTGAGCACCGCGGCGATCCAGACGGTCGGGGCCAAGAACTGGGACGGATTCGCGGTCGCGGTCGTGACGTGA
- a CDS encoding MFS transporter, with product MTRAWTPRVAGQLTVLAAAAFVYVTAEVLPIGALPAIAADLRVSEALVGTLLAGYALVAAVTTMPLVRLTASWPRRRTLLLTLVCLTASQAVCALAPNFAVLAGGRVMCALTHGLMWSVIAPIGVRLVPADHAARATTAVYAGTGLALVVGNPLTAAMSQLWGWRTAVVVVTAAAATVTVAAWRALPPMRSPANVATRVAPRPRNPRLVTLAALTLLGVTGHFMAYTFVVVVIRDVVGVPGAQSAWLLAAFGVAGLVGMAALARPGDRRPHLAVVGCLAVMVVSFGVLTGLAAGHRTGLLVLGVGALAVVAWGAASTAVPPMLQAAVMRTAPEDPDGASGVYVAAFQIGIVAGALGGGLLYERAGAGLVLAGSTAVTAVVLACVLRRSDLLRAPATVSER from the coding sequence TTGACCCGGGCATGGACACCGCGGGTCGCCGGACAGCTCACCGTGCTGGCCGCGGCCGCGTTCGTGTACGTGACCGCCGAGGTGCTGCCGATCGGCGCGCTGCCGGCGATCGCGGCCGACCTGCGGGTCAGCGAGGCGCTCGTCGGCACCCTGCTCGCCGGGTACGCGCTGGTCGCCGCGGTGACCACGATGCCGCTCGTACGTCTGACCGCATCCTGGCCGCGGCGCCGCACCCTGCTGCTGACGCTGGTGTGCCTCACCGCGTCGCAGGCCGTCTGCGCACTCGCCCCGAACTTCGCGGTGCTCGCCGGTGGCCGGGTGATGTGCGCGCTCACCCACGGGTTGATGTGGTCGGTCATCGCCCCGATCGGTGTGCGCCTGGTACCCGCCGATCACGCCGCGCGCGCCACCACCGCGGTCTACGCCGGCACCGGTCTGGCTCTGGTGGTGGGTAATCCGCTCACCGCGGCGATGAGCCAGCTGTGGGGATGGCGGACGGCGGTCGTCGTCGTCACCGCCGCCGCGGCGACGGTCACGGTCGCGGCGTGGCGCGCACTGCCGCCGATGCGGTCACCGGCGAACGTGGCCACCCGGGTGGCCCCGCGGCCCCGCAACCCCAGGCTGGTCACGCTGGCGGCGCTGACGTTGCTCGGGGTGACCGGACACTTCATGGCGTACACGTTCGTCGTGGTCGTCATCCGCGACGTCGTCGGTGTGCCCGGTGCGCAGTCGGCGTGGCTGCTGGCCGCCTTCGGGGTCGCCGGGCTGGTCGGAATGGCCGCGCTGGCCCGCCCGGGGGACCGGCGGCCGCACCTGGCGGTGGTCGGCTGTCTGGCGGTGATGGTGGTTTCGTTCGGCGTGCTGACCGGGCTGGCGGCCGGCCATCGCACCGGCCTGCTCGTGCTGGGCGTGGGCGCCCTGGCGGTCGTGGCCTGGGGTGCGGCGTCGACGGCGGTGCCGCCGATGCTGCAGGCCGCGGTCATGCGGACGGCTCCGGAGGATCCCGACGGGGCCTCCGGGGTGTACGTGGCGGCGTTCCAGATCGGCATCGTGGCCGGCGCGCTCGGCGGCGGTCTGCTCTACGAACGGGCCGGTGCCGGCCTGGTGCTGGCGGGTTCGACGGCCGTCACCGCGGTCGTGCTCGCCTGTGTATTGCGGCGATCCGACCTGCTCAGGGCCCCCGCGACGGTTTCGGAACGGTGA
- a CDS encoding DUF305 domain-containing protein has translation MTSRALRPLALSAALLTALFLSACTSTEQPQSEGSTSHAHSETAGDAHAPHNADDVAFARDMMPHHQQALQLVDLARDRSSDPALQGIASAIAAAQGPEMDQLAGMLRGWGQDPEAGMHHGGHGMAMPGMVDDATMKRLESLRGAEFDRLWLESMISHHQGAVEMAKAEIANGDNADAKAMAEHIIEAQEAEIAQMKQMLEG, from the coding sequence ATGACGTCACGCGCCCTCCGACCGCTTGCCCTGTCCGCCGCGTTGCTCACCGCGCTGTTCCTGTCCGCGTGCACCAGCACCGAACAGCCGCAGAGCGAAGGTTCCACCTCCCATGCGCACAGCGAAACCGCCGGTGATGCGCATGCTCCGCACAACGCCGACGACGTCGCCTTCGCCAGGGACATGATGCCGCACCACCAGCAGGCGCTGCAGTTGGTCGACCTCGCCCGGGACCGCTCCAGCGACCCGGCCCTGCAGGGGATCGCCTCGGCGATCGCCGCGGCGCAGGGGCCCGAGATGGACCAGCTCGCCGGCATGCTGCGCGGCTGGGGTCAGGACCCCGAGGCCGGGATGCACCACGGCGGCCACGGCATGGCGATGCCGGGGATGGTCGACGACGCCACGATGAAGCGTCTCGAGTCGCTGCGCGGCGCGGAGTTCGACAGACTGTGGCTGGAATCGATGATCAGCCACCACCAGGGCGCGGTGGAGATGGCCAAGGCCGAGATCGCCAACGGCGACAACGCCGACGCCAAGGCGATGGCCGAGCACATCATCGAGGCCCAGGAGGCGGAGATCGCCCAGATGAAGCAGATGCTGGAGGGTTAG
- a CDS encoding TIGR04338 family metallohydrolase, whose protein sequence is MSGRDTQRAKVYAAEQFVRTLFDRAAERGNRIVEFFGTQLTLPPEARFASVASVQAYVDDVLAHPRMRTGWPGAGALTVRPRRGATAAHYEVGDGRALIAVPERHSTWALRELVVLHEIAHHLSRAEPAHGPAFVSTFCEVAEAVMGPEVAHVLRVVYAKEGVRMGGGSKG, encoded by the coding sequence GTGAGCGGCCGGGACACTCAGCGCGCGAAGGTCTACGCGGCCGAGCAGTTCGTGCGCACCCTGTTCGATCGGGCGGCCGAACGCGGCAACCGGATCGTCGAGTTCTTCGGCACCCAGCTGACGCTGCCGCCCGAGGCGCGCTTCGCGTCGGTGGCGTCGGTGCAGGCCTACGTCGACGACGTCCTGGCCCACCCGCGGATGCGGACCGGCTGGCCCGGCGCCGGTGCGCTCACGGTCCGCCCGCGTCGCGGCGCGACCGCCGCACACTACGAAGTCGGCGACGGCCGGGCGCTCATCGCGGTGCCCGAACGACACTCCACCTGGGCGCTGCGGGAACTGGTGGTGTTGCACGAGATCGCCCACCACCTCAGCCGTGCGGAGCCCGCCCACGGCCCGGCGTTCGTGTCCACGTTCTGCGAGGTCGCCGAGGCCGTGATGGGTCCGGAGGTCGCCCACGTGCTGCGGGTGGTCTACGCCAAGGAGGGGGTCCGGATGGGTGGCGGTAGCAAGGGTTAA
- a CDS encoding endonuclease domain-containing protein, which yields MMGPFLGTEALAAGMVTRRQLGRRYRALYRNVYLPAEQELTAVTRAKGAWLWSGRDAVAAGLSASALHGSKWIEANEPAELIRIGDAVSGVLIRRDRLPEDEVCVRLGIPTTTAARTAFDLGRRGNLTAAVQRIDALANATLLTRADVEPLLERHRGARGIVQARRAIDLMDGGAESPPETTVRLMLIAAGFPRPDTQIVVHDQFGRFVGRIDMGYREHQVGVEYDGPQHWTDPNQHARDIDRQAELAAQGWVIIRVSRDILRHRRDVAIRRTRDAMRAAGWPNWAQVRVDPRISVERWA from the coding sequence ATGATGGGCCCGTTTCTCGGGACCGAGGCGCTGGCCGCCGGCATGGTGACGCGCCGCCAGTTGGGCCGTCGCTACCGGGCGCTGTATCGCAACGTGTATCTCCCCGCCGAGCAGGAACTCACCGCGGTGACGCGAGCGAAGGGGGCGTGGCTGTGGTCCGGCCGCGACGCCGTCGCCGCCGGGCTGTCGGCGTCGGCACTGCACGGCTCCAAGTGGATCGAGGCGAACGAGCCCGCCGAACTGATCCGCATCGGCGACGCGGTTTCAGGGGTCCTCATCCGCCGTGACCGGTTGCCCGAGGACGAAGTCTGCGTGCGGTTGGGCATCCCCACGACGACCGCAGCGCGAACCGCTTTTGATCTGGGCAGGCGGGGCAACCTCACCGCGGCGGTACAGCGCATCGATGCCCTGGCCAACGCGACCCTGTTGACCCGTGCCGACGTCGAACCGCTGCTCGAGCGGCACCGCGGTGCGAGGGGCATCGTTCAGGCACGCCGGGCGATCGACCTCATGGACGGCGGCGCGGAATCCCCGCCGGAGACGACGGTGCGGTTGATGCTGATCGCCGCCGGGTTTCCACGGCCGGACACCCAGATCGTCGTGCACGACCAATTCGGCAGGTTCGTCGGCCGGATCGACATGGGGTATCGGGAACACCAGGTCGGCGTCGAATACGACGGCCCGCAACACTGGACCGATCCGAACCAACACGCCCGCGATATCGACCGCCAGGCGGAACTGGCCGCCCAGGGCTGGGTCATCATTCGAGTGAGCCGCGACATTCTGCGTCACCGCCGCGACGTCGCGATCCGGCGAACGCGGGACGCCATGCGGGCGGCCGGTTGGCCGAACTGGGCCCAGGTCAGAGTTGACCCACGCATATCGGTCGAACGCTGGGCGTAA
- a CDS encoding GNAT family N-acetyltransferase — protein MTDVIVLPASVEHLTALRDDRTAFGELLGCAVPDGWPEFPESIEFTIGQLTEHPHQAGWWMHFFLADGGAVLVGSGGFVGPPQDGVVEIGYEIAPEFRGRGYATAAARAMIDKAKTATARLTTVVAHTLAHENPSTAVLRRLGFIRVAEIEDSDDGPLWRWEVAVPAGAR, from the coding sequence GTGACCGACGTCATCGTGCTGCCCGCCAGTGTCGAGCACCTGACCGCGCTGCGCGACGACCGGACGGCCTTCGGTGAACTGCTCGGATGCGCCGTGCCCGACGGCTGGCCGGAGTTCCCGGAGTCGATCGAGTTCACCATCGGCCAACTCACCGAACATCCGCATCAGGCGGGCTGGTGGATGCACTTCTTCCTCGCCGACGGGGGTGCGGTGCTGGTCGGATCGGGCGGTTTCGTCGGACCACCGCAGGACGGGGTCGTGGAGATCGGGTACGAGATCGCCCCGGAGTTCCGCGGTCGCGGCTACGCCACCGCGGCCGCCCGCGCGATGATCGACAAGGCGAAGACGGCGACGGCCCGGCTCACCACCGTCGTCGCCCACACCCTGGCGCACGAGAACCCGTCGACCGCGGTGCTGCGCCGCCTCGGCTTCATCCGGGTCGCCGAGATCGAGGATTCCGACGACGGACCGCTCTGGCGCTGGGAGGTCGCCGTGCCGGCCGGAGCGCGATGA
- a CDS encoding sigma-70 family RNA polymerase sigma factor: MSAIVRKLASVTVLARTVDDGPDEDAFLADAQKYRRELLAHCYRMTGSLHDAEDLVQETYLRAWKSYKGFQGKSSVRTWLYRIATNTSLTALDGRARRPLPTGLGAPSSDPVDDIHERAEVPWLQPLPDDAGDPSSIVGSRESVRLAFIAALQHLSPRQRAVLVLREVLQWKAAEVADALGTSTAAVNSLLQRARAQLDAIGPSEDDDLRPPESPEARDLLTRYIAAFETYDVDRLADLFTAEAVWEMPPFDGWYQGPHDIVLLSKTHCPAERAGDMQLIPTTANGQTAAALYMRNPATGRHEAFQLHVLDVTADGISHVVAFHATTFAPFGLADTL, encoded by the coding sequence ATGTCGGCCATCGTGCGTAAGCTCGCCAGCGTGACCGTCCTGGCTCGTACCGTCGACGACGGCCCTGACGAAGACGCATTCCTCGCCGATGCACAGAAGTATCGACGGGAACTGCTCGCGCACTGCTACCGGATGACCGGGTCACTGCACGACGCCGAAGACCTGGTGCAGGAGACGTATCTGCGGGCGTGGAAGTCCTACAAGGGTTTCCAGGGCAAGTCGTCGGTGCGCACCTGGCTCTACCGGATCGCCACGAACACCTCGCTGACCGCGCTCGACGGCCGGGCTCGCCGGCCGTTGCCCACCGGCCTCGGTGCGCCCAGTTCCGACCCGGTCGACGACATCCACGAACGCGCCGAGGTGCCGTGGCTGCAGCCGCTGCCCGACGACGCCGGCGACCCGTCGAGCATCGTGGGCTCACGGGAGTCGGTGCGGTTGGCGTTCATCGCGGCGCTGCAGCACCTCTCCCCGCGGCAGCGCGCGGTGCTGGTGTTGCGCGAGGTGCTGCAGTGGAAGGCGGCCGAGGTCGCCGACGCGCTGGGCACGTCCACCGCGGCGGTGAACAGCCTGCTGCAGCGGGCGCGGGCCCAACTCGACGCCATCGGGCCGAGCGAGGACGACGACCTGCGCCCGCCGGAGTCTCCGGAGGCCAGGGACCTGCTGACCCGCTACATCGCGGCGTTCGAGACCTACGATGTCGACAGGCTGGCCGACCTGTTCACCGCGGAGGCCGTGTGGGAGATGCCGCCGTTCGACGGGTGGTACCAGGGCCCGCACGACATCGTGCTGCTGTCGAAGACGCACTGCCCGGCCGAACGGGCGGGCGATATGCAGCTGATTCCGACCACCGCCAACGGGCAGACCGCCGCGGCGCTGTACATGCGCAATCCGGCGACCGGTCGGCACGAGGCCTTCCAGCTGCATGTCCTCGACGTCACCGCGGACGGCATATCGCACGTGGTGGCGTTCCACGCGACGACGTTCGCGCCGTTCGGGCTGGCGGACACGCTGTAG
- the ricR gene encoding copper-sensing transcriptional repressor RicR: protein MSTGAPEDVAVHGYSAQKENYAKRLRRIEGQVRGIAKMIEDDKYCIDVLTQISAVNSALQSVALGLLDEHLGHCVTQAVAEGGEQADAKLAEASAAIARLVRS from the coding sequence ATGTCCACAGGTGCTCCCGAAGACGTTGCGGTGCACGGCTATTCGGCGCAGAAGGAGAACTACGCGAAACGCCTGCGCCGCATCGAGGGTCAGGTCCGCGGCATCGCCAAGATGATCGAGGACGACAAGTACTGCATCGACGTCCTCACCCAGATCAGCGCCGTCAACAGCGCGCTGCAGTCCGTCGCGCTGGGCCTGCTCGACGAACACCTCGGCCACTGCGTCACCCAGGCCGTCGCCGAGGGCGGTGAACAGGCCGACGCCAAACTCGCCGAGGCCAGCGCGGCGATCGCGCGGCTCGTGCGGTCCTGA
- the ilvD gene encoding dihydroxy-acid dehydratase has product MPSGSSGTPADALRASDSSPDIKPRSRDVTDGLEKTAARGMLRAVGMGDDDWVKPQIGVGSSWNEITPCNMSLQRLAQSVKGGVHSAGGFPLEFGTISVSDGISMGHEGMHFSLVSREVIADSVETVVQAERLDGTVLLAGCDKSIPGMLMAAARLDLASVFLYNGSIMPGVAKLTDGSEREVTIIDAFEAVGACARGLMSREDVDIIERAICPGEGACGGMYTANTMASAAEALGMSLPGSASPVAIDKRRDEYARKSGEAVVEMLRRGITARDILTKEAFENAIAVVMAFGGSTNAVLHLLAIAWEANVKLTLEDFTRVGQKVPHLADVKPFGRHVMKHVDEIGGVPVVMKALLDAGLLHGDCLTITGETMAENLAHIEPPDPDGKVLRAMNNPIHPTGGITILHGSLAPEGAVVKSAGFDSDVFEGTARVFERERAALDALEDGTITHGDVVVIRYEGPKGGPGMREMLAITGAIKGAGLGKDVLLMTDGRFSGGTTGLCVGHIAPEAVDGGPIAFVRDGDRIRLDVAKGTLDLLVDEAEFESRKAGFEPLPPVYTTGVLAKYTKLVGSAAVGAVCS; this is encoded by the coding sequence ATGCCCTCAGGAAGTTCAGGAACTCCCGCTGATGCTCTTCGCGCGAGCGACTCATCGCCGGACATCAAGCCCCGCAGCCGCGACGTCACCGACGGCCTCGAGAAGACCGCCGCCCGCGGGATGCTGCGGGCGGTCGGCATGGGCGACGACGACTGGGTCAAACCGCAGATCGGCGTGGGTTCGTCGTGGAACGAGATCACCCCGTGCAACATGTCGCTGCAACGGCTGGCGCAGTCGGTGAAGGGCGGCGTGCACTCCGCCGGCGGATTTCCGCTGGAGTTCGGCACGATCTCGGTGTCCGACGGCATCTCGATGGGCCACGAGGGCATGCACTTCTCGCTGGTCTCGCGTGAGGTGATCGCCGACAGCGTCGAGACCGTCGTGCAGGCCGAGCGTCTCGACGGCACGGTGCTGCTGGCCGGCTGCGACAAGTCGATTCCCGGCATGCTGATGGCCGCCGCCCGGCTCGACCTGGCCTCGGTCTTCCTGTACAACGGTTCGATCATGCCGGGCGTCGCGAAGCTCACCGACGGCTCCGAGCGGGAAGTCACGATCATCGACGCCTTCGAGGCGGTCGGGGCGTGCGCCCGCGGGCTGATGTCCCGCGAGGACGTCGACATCATCGAACGGGCGATCTGTCCGGGTGAGGGCGCCTGCGGCGGTATGTACACCGCCAACACCATGGCGTCGGCGGCGGAAGCGCTCGGCATGTCGTTGCCGGGCAGCGCATCTCCTGTGGCCATCGACAAGCGGCGCGACGAGTACGCGCGGAAGTCGGGTGAGGCGGTCGTCGAGATGCTGCGCCGCGGTATCACCGCCCGCGACATCCTCACCAAGGAGGCCTTCGAGAACGCGATCGCCGTCGTCATGGCGTTCGGCGGCTCCACCAACGCCGTGCTGCACCTGCTGGCCATCGCGTGGGAGGCCAACGTGAAGCTCACCCTCGAGGACTTCACCCGCGTCGGGCAGAAGGTGCCGCACCTCGCCGACGTCAAACCGTTCGGCCGTCACGTCATGAAGCACGTGGACGAGATCGGCGGTGTGCCCGTGGTGATGAAGGCGCTGCTGGACGCCGGACTGCTGCACGGGGACTGCCTCACCATCACCGGCGAGACCATGGCCGAGAACCTGGCCCACATCGAACCGCCGGACCCGGACGGCAAGGTGCTGCGGGCGATGAACAACCCGATCCATCCGACCGGCGGCATCACGATCCTGCACGGATCGTTGGCGCCCGAGGGCGCGGTCGTGAAGTCGGCGGGCTTCGACTCCGACGTGTTCGAGGGCACCGCAAGGGTTTTCGAGCGGGAGCGGGCAGCCCTGGACGCACTCGAGGACGGCACGATCACCCACGGCGACGTCGTCGTCATCCGCTACGAGGGACCCAAGGGCGGGCCCGGGATGCGCGAGATGCTCGCCATCACCGGTGCGATCAAGGGTGCCGGCCTGGGCAAGGACGTGCTGCTGATGACCGACGGCCGGTTCTCCGGCGGCACCACCGGCCTGTGCGTCGGGCATATCGCCCCCGAGGCGGTCGACGGCGGGCCCATCGCGTTCGTGCGCGACGGCGACCGGATCCGGCTCGACGTCGCCAAGGGCACGTTGGACCTCCTGGTCGACGAGGCCGAATTCGAGTCCCGCAAAGCGGGATTCGAGCCGTTGCCCCCGGTGTACACCACCGGCGTGCTGGCCAAGTACACGAAGTTGGTCGGGTCGGCGGCGGTCGGCGCGGTCTGCAGCTAG
- a CDS encoding alpha/beta fold hydrolase: protein MKAVVRLAASCIAAALLVAGCGSDDKAADETAPAQTGWVDDEVTFTADGLTIHGTYRHRDGSGPAALLISESGQTDRNGDNAVAGPVGNMRQLAELLSERDVASLRYDKVGTGRTGLGPYATRPADVGTAVYTAGAAAALRFLADQPDTARDRISVYALGEGTVHAMSLAAANDPAVHSLALLQPLAARYLDIITGRVRAEADPTVLANWLAAVEEIRTKGTVPAQLPEGLGAIVNPGNIKAVIEADRVDPLALAAKVPAGTPVLLTCSNSDGQAKCDALRPLMDALRHTELTVVELDGVNHVLRDDPSDNVANYAQQAPLSPQVVKALDEFVGEQP, encoded by the coding sequence GTGAAAGCCGTTGTGCGACTGGCTGCCTCGTGTATAGCGGCCGCGCTGCTGGTCGCCGGGTGCGGCTCGGACGATAAGGCCGCGGACGAGACCGCACCCGCCCAGACGGGCTGGGTCGACGACGAGGTGACGTTCACCGCCGACGGCCTGACCATCCACGGCACCTACCGCCACCGTGACGGCTCCGGCCCGGCCGCGCTGCTGATCTCCGAGAGCGGTCAGACCGACCGCAACGGCGACAACGCGGTGGCGGGTCCGGTCGGCAACATGCGCCAACTCGCCGAACTGCTCTCCGAACGCGACGTCGCCAGCCTGCGCTACGACAAGGTGGGCACCGGACGGACCGGCCTCGGCCCGTACGCCACCAGACCGGCCGACGTCGGCACCGCGGTCTACACCGCCGGGGCAGCCGCCGCGTTGCGGTTCCTCGCCGACCAACCGGACACCGCGCGCGACCGGATCTCCGTCTACGCCCTCGGCGAGGGCACCGTCCACGCCATGTCGCTGGCGGCCGCGAACGATCCGGCGGTGCACTCACTGGCGCTGCTGCAACCGCTGGCCGCCCGCTATCTCGACATCATCACCGGGCGCGTCCGCGCCGAAGCCGATCCGACCGTGCTGGCCAACTGGCTGGCCGCGGTCGAGGAGATCCGCACCAAGGGCACCGTGCCCGCCCAGCTGCCCGAAGGTCTCGGCGCCATCGTCAACCCCGGCAACATCAAGGCCGTCATCGAGGCCGACCGGGTCGATCCCCTGGCGCTGGCCGCGAAGGTGCCCGCGGGTACGCCGGTGCTGTTGACGTGTTCGAACTCCGACGGGCAGGCCAAGTGCGATGCGCTGCGGCCGTTGATGGACGCGCTGCGGCACACCGAGCTGACCGTCGTCGAACTCGACGGCGTCAACCACGTGCTCCGCGACGACCCGAGCGACAACGTCGCGAACTACGCTCAACAGGCGCCGCTTTCTCCACAGGTGGTGAAGGCGCTGGACGAATTTGTCGGCGAGCAGCCCTAA
- a CDS encoding alpha/beta hydrolase — MASTRSERHFDGVGGVRIVYDTWTPDAPARGVVVLSHGYAEHARRYDHVAQRFGEAGLIVYALDHRGHGRSDGKRVYLRDIAEYTGDFHTLVGIAAREHPDLPRIVLGHSMGGGVVFAYGAEHPGDYAAMVLSGPAVYAQSAVKPWLVTVAKLLGRIAPGVPVEQLDADAVSRDPEVVAAYKADPLVHHGKLPAGVARGLFTVGETMPQRAGALTAPLLVVHGEKDRLIPVEGSHRLVDRVASQDVHLKVYPELFHEVFNEPERATVLDDVISWIEVRL, encoded by the coding sequence ATGGCCAGCACCCGTAGCGAGCGACATTTCGACGGCGTCGGCGGGGTGAGGATCGTCTACGACACCTGGACCCCCGACGCGCCCGCCCGCGGCGTCGTGGTGCTCTCCCACGGCTACGCCGAGCACGCCCGCCGCTACGACCACGTCGCACAGCGCTTCGGTGAGGCCGGGCTGATCGTCTACGCGCTCGACCACCGCGGCCACGGGCGCTCCGACGGCAAACGGGTCTACCTGCGCGACATCGCCGAGTACACCGGTGACTTCCACACCCTCGTCGGGATCGCGGCCCGTGAGCACCCCGACCTGCCCCGCATCGTCCTCGGCCACAGCATGGGCGGCGGTGTGGTGTTCGCCTACGGCGCCGAGCATCCCGGCGACTACGCGGCGATGGTGCTGTCTGGCCCGGCGGTCTACGCGCAGTCCGCGGTCAAACCGTGGCTGGTCACCGTGGCGAAGCTGCTGGGCCGCATCGCACCCGGGGTGCCTGTCGAACAACTCGACGCCGACGCGGTGTCCCGCGATCCGGAGGTGGTTGCCGCCTACAAGGCCGATCCGCTCGTCCATCACGGCAAGCTGCCCGCCGGTGTCGCCCGCGGGCTGTTCACCGTCGGCGAGACCATGCCGCAGCGGGCGGGTGCGCTGACCGCACCGCTGCTGGTGGTGCACGGTGAGAAGGACCGGCTGATCCCGGTCGAGGGCAGCCACCGGCTCGTCGATCGCGTGGCGAGCCAGGACGTGCACCTCAAGGTGTACCCCGAATTGTTCCACGAGGTGTTCAACGAGCCGGAGCGGGCCACCGTGCTCGACGACGTGATCTCGTGGATCGAGGTGCGGCTGTGA
- a CDS encoding DUF2786 domain-containing protein, which produces MSDDKMLARIAALLRQAEGTDNVHEAEAFMAAAQRLATATSIDLAVARSHSDQRTKAQTPVQRTITIGDAGTRGLRTYVQLFVVIAAANDVKCDVASNSTFVHAYGFAEDIDASHALYASLVTQMVKASQAYIESGAHRPTPTITARLNFQLAFGARIGVRLTEAREEALAAATEAEDSRPGTAIALRDKDLELKDFYRQASQARGTWRATSATAGYSSAARRAGDRAGRRARLGPSQELAGARTALET; this is translated from the coding sequence ATGAGTGACGACAAGATGCTGGCGCGTATCGCGGCCCTGTTGCGCCAGGCCGAAGGCACCGACAACGTGCACGAGGCGGAGGCGTTCATGGCGGCCGCGCAGCGCCTGGCCACGGCGACGTCGATCGACCTCGCGGTGGCGCGTTCGCACTCCGATCAGCGCACCAAGGCGCAGACCCCGGTGCAGCGCACCATCACGATCGGTGATGCGGGGACCCGGGGGCTGCGGACGTACGTGCAGCTGTTCGTGGTCATCGCGGCCGCCAACGACGTCAAGTGCGACGTCGCGTCCAATTCGACCTTCGTCCACGCCTACGGTTTCGCCGAGGACATCGACGCCAGCCACGCGCTCTACGCCTCGCTGGTGACACAGATGGTCAAGGCGTCGCAGGCCTACATCGAATCGGGGGCGCACCGGCCCACCCCGACAATCACGGCGCGGCTGAACTTCCAGTTGGCGTTCGGCGCACGCATCGGGGTGCGGCTCACAGAAGCCCGTGAGGAGGCGCTGGCGGCCGCGACCGAAGCGGAAGATTCGCGCCCGGGCACCGCAATTGCGTTGCGCGACAAGGACCTCGAGCTCAAGGACTTCTACCGGCAGGCCTCCCAGGCTCGCGGGACCTGGCGCGCGACCAGCGCGACGGCGGGATATTCGTCTGCGGCGCGCCGCGCCGGGGACCGCGCCGGGCGACGGGCCCGGCTCGGACCGAGCCAGGAACTGGCCGGCGCCCGCACGGCCCTGGAGACGTGA